The following proteins are co-located in the Alphaproteobacteria bacterium genome:
- a CDS encoding DUF1800 family protein: MATIQKNSQKFTKKSKLALKAEVQPLASRADTVKSDFVSMETKVAMITRGVEAKTFSDPTAITPGIEALARATGENNTIRSSSGSTTQTTTARVRLSADVKSQMARAVISAGGNPSDGAPPPPPPPRRSSDYNNQLAAHRYGFLPTGAEMDQMRNIGVRPWMTNQLSNSGLDFGNDVVRYDERLRLFYDFRSQYGGLTTERLQILYNNYKLDGVQYYRQMALTNRPILHRLAQFFFNHLAGKFGMGDAEQYSMGIQCTSYFAHVILPNMFGKFEDMVMAATRFPALMQQYSVIDSIVNGNVQDWPREMMELHTVGSDAGYTQADVVALARLWTGHKIHQAANATADANGRIGGRWYFNAAQHDGGAKSFPFLGIEMAAYTNDRASGPDRLNQVLTALARHPATANRIAHKLLFHFVGDDPSWSGFQSAKDRIARVFIETQGDIMAIARALLLDINGLHPVPFKSPRPHDLLMGMVRAGNLVTRNANDTATENAFLETIMTNYLAVLGRPHLQVPDVRGYLVDNARWVNEGSIMQILDHVSMIAPRIAAKMSAATFYSNVISGLAMSPFMSSSSSAIEQFAATEPLNAIICTVMSPEVLMRRA; encoded by the coding sequence ATGGCGACGATACAGAAAAATTCACAAAAATTTACCAAGAAAAGCAAGTTGGCTTTAAAAGCCGAAGTGCAGCCATTAGCTTCCAGGGCGGATACCGTCAAATCTGATTTTGTTTCGATGGAAACTAAAGTCGCTATGATTACCCGTGGAGTAGAAGCAAAAACATTTTCAGACCCTACTGCCATCACTCCGGGTATTGAAGCATTAGCAAGAGCCACAGGCGAGAATAATACTATTCGTAGCTCTTCCGGTAGTACTACCCAAACAACCACCGCTCGTGTTCGTCTTAGCGCGGATGTAAAAAGTCAAATGGCTAGAGCGGTTATAAGTGCTGGAGGAAATCCAAGTGATGGCGCTCCACCACCTCCGCCGCCACCTCGCCGCAGTTCTGATTACAATAATCAATTGGCTGCGCATCGCTATGGTTTCTTGCCAACTGGTGCCGAGATGGATCAAATGCGCAACATAGGCGTTCGTCCATGGATGACTAATCAGCTTAGCAATTCTGGTTTGGATTTTGGCAATGACGTTGTTCGCTATGATGAACGTTTGCGCTTGTTTTATGATTTTAGAAGTCAATATGGTGGCTTGACCACAGAACGCCTGCAGATTTTGTACAACAACTATAAGCTGGATGGTGTTCAGTATTACCGTCAGATGGCTTTGACCAATCGTCCAATACTGCATCGCTTGGCTCAATTTTTCTTTAATCATCTGGCCGGTAAATTCGGCATGGGTGATGCAGAACAGTATTCGATGGGCATTCAGTGCACATCATATTTTGCACACGTCATTCTGCCAAATATGTTTGGCAAATTCGAAGATATGGTTATGGCGGCCACCCGTTTTCCAGCTCTGATGCAACAGTACAGTGTTATAGACAGCATTGTGAATGGTAATGTTCAAGACTGGCCAAGAGAAATGATGGAATTACATACTGTTGGCTCTGATGCAGGTTATACACAAGCCGACGTTGTTGCCTTAGCCAGATTATGGACAGGTCATAAGATTCATCAAGCTGCAAATGCGACCGCAGACGCTAATGGTCGTATCGGAGGCCGTTGGTATTTCAACGCTGCGCAGCATGATGGAGGGGCTAAAAGCTTTCCATTTCTGGGTATTGAAATGGCTGCTTATACCAATGATCGTGCCTCTGGCCCGGATCGCTTGAATCAAGTTTTGACGGCTTTGGCTCGTCATCCTGCTACTGCTAACCGGATCGCTCATAAATTATTGTTCCACTTCGTCGGAGATGATCCGAGCTGGAGTGGCTTTCAAAGCGCTAAAGACAGGATTGCTCGGGTATTTATCGAAACCCAAGGCGATATTATGGCTATTGCCCGCGCCTTGCTGCTCGATATTAATGGTTTACATCCTGTTCCATTTAAATCGCCGCGTCCGCATGATTTATTGATGGGAATGGTTCGCGCTGGTAATTTGGTCACTCGCAATGCCAATGATACGGCTACAGAAAATGCGTTCTTGGAAACCATAATGACCAATTATTTGGCTGTTTTAGGCCGTCCGCACCTGCAAGTTCCCGATGTTCGTGGGTATTTGGTTGATAATGCGCGTTGGGTCAACGAAGGCAGTATTATGCAAATACTGGATCATGTATCGATGATTGCCCCACGGATTGCGGCAAAAATGTCGGCAGCGACATTCTATAGCAACGTAATTAGTGGTTTGGCGATGTCGCCATTTATGTCCAGCAGTTCGAGTGCAATCGAACAATTTGCCGCGACTGAACCATTAAATGCGATCATTTGTACCGTAATGAGCCCTGAAGTTTTAATGAGGAGAGCGTAA
- a CDS encoding DUF1501 domain-containing protein, with translation MLNRRSFLKNTGACTGAFMASSLLPDFAYANLPSENKFVLVFLNGGADQYSILAPVFENEYYNIRGQYAAEAPDGPLRYQWVQGRPVGEERALSLGHNQYALHPFMAPLLPAYAAGQLNFIMGAELRPFGVNTRSHFEETDTMMRGGLTQGSTGFLARLVNTAADRMTANPAMQTGDTNLSAILNGANGAFNFSPPAQLTSPEVLRELMVSMYGSNPAYRGKLETSFNQNTQIDSLFSDPTLRQQALGRDYSIGSFVLNCRIAATLLGGGALAPSVVFMNMFGYDSHVMSDFGWRGSHADTFRTLANGLAALRQGLIDNGEWSKTTVMVISEFGRSPQINGPTNQSNFGTDHGHGSCMMVMSGNPLFTRSAGSNGIYARAGSIQQNRINGSGDLIGHVNAYSVIRFYLQAQYNLTNAQMDQILPGVTAWQPVVG, from the coding sequence ATGTTAAATCGCCGCAGTTTTTTGAAAAATACCGGAGCTTGCACCGGCGCTTTCATGGCTTCTTCTCTTTTGCCTGATTTTGCCTATGCCAATTTGCCATCGGAAAATAAATTCGTTTTGGTTTTCCTGAATGGCGGCGCGGACCAATATTCTATTCTGGCGCCGGTTTTTGAAAATGAATATTACAATATTCGCGGCCAATACGCGGCCGAAGCGCCGGATGGCCCATTGCGTTATCAGTGGGTACAAGGCCGTCCGGTAGGTGAGGAGCGTGCGTTATCGCTTGGCCACAATCAATATGCCCTGCATCCTTTTATGGCTCCATTATTGCCGGCTTATGCGGCTGGGCAATTGAATTTCATTATGGGCGCGGAATTGCGGCCTTTTGGCGTCAATACCAGATCGCATTTTGAAGAAACCGATACCATGATGCGCGGCGGATTAACCCAAGGCAGCACAGGATTTCTTGCGCGCCTGGTAAACACCGCGGCAGATCGCATGACCGCCAATCCAGCCATGCAAACCGGCGATACTAATTTAAGCGCAATTTTGAACGGCGCCAATGGCGCATTCAATTTTTCGCCGCCCGCTCAATTGACCAGTCCGGAAGTGTTGCGCGAATTGATGGTATCTATGTATGGATCCAATCCAGCATATCGCGGAAAATTGGAAACCAGTTTCAATCAAAACACGCAGATCGACAGTTTATTCTCCGATCCTACTTTGCGCCAGCAGGCTTTAGGCCGGGATTATTCGATTGGATCGTTCGTGTTGAATTGCCGCATCGCCGCTACTTTGTTGGGCGGCGGCGCGCTAGCCCCATCGGTTGTTTTTATGAATATGTTTGGTTATGACAGCCATGTCATGTCGGATTTCGGCTGGAGAGGCAGTCATGCCGATACTTTCCGCACTCTGGCAAATGGTTTGGCTGCCTTGCGCCAAGGGTTGATCGACAATGGTGAATGGAGCAAAACCACCGTGATGGTCATTTCCGAATTCGGCCGCAGTCCGCAAATCAATGGCCCGACCAATCAATCCAATTTCGGCACCGATCATGGCCATGGATCGTGCATGATGGTGATGAGCGGCAATCCGCTATTCACCCGCTCGGCCGGCAGCAATGGCATTTACGCGCGCGCCGGATCGATCCAGCAAAACCGGATTAATGGTAGCGGCGATTTAATCGGTCATGTTAATGCGTATTCGGTAATACGCTTTTACTTGCAAGCGCAGTATAATTTAACCAACGCGCAAATGGATCAAATATTGCCGGGCGTAACCGCCTGGCAACCGGTTGTCGGCTAA
- a CDS encoding DUF1800 family protein, whose translation MVNVTSNDKKSLQNLAKTVAPAKTDLPLDVAQQLLVSTPKRLNSTTLTGSNSKLASRNVALSKMLTVDDKIELQSKLITSISAGRRDIGLNSSSDRNGYVAAYRFGFGMSQNDLDNIRLVGWRRWVDDQVNIPLTGLQAADFLQGFGSTILHQQNYWKRKLSYGALSQHELVSGAGGYYGGVVGTPGNTDPNVDWGSANMHMTLIKIWQRESALFLRHAATTNYPILMNWAMFWTNHFAIDFSFKTESQEAIQKTMLQHSYFSDIAKLSLGKFEDLLIMVAKHPAMMMHLNLDISTRQGYQGSQGANQNYARELMELHTVGLESGYDGITDVQKVAALLTGWRIRRGGTLGTLSSLLGVPAADVGQFYFDPAAHDNNARQISFGDIKFENGAIGGSGGGGGVGGPTTPPQSNPNEGLTHGETFLRALARSRFTATRIANKLIAYYYTPDMNSFTAFNLRDRLVATYMRTQGDLRAVLTELVAGGSAASPISSLNPVRPMEYLIRLLRVKNDMVKITPNDYQWNFDTHMRYNWVPYMRYWTLPGYAVNYGRGNRDVQIASQNMMMLHPVEGLIVYEISRLGEAWGFQRDVRGYIPGINNIDGLQLVNRVKLCQAPNLMGELPLNMQAANFYNQAIGPLGTVVTQSSTAILLSRLNSGSGPLLPNQIGNSMGLTAVMSSIPMINRG comes from the coding sequence ATGGTAAATGTAACCAGCAATGATAAAAAGTCGCTACAAAATCTTGCAAAGACCGTAGCGCCGGCAAAAACCGATTTGCCATTGGATGTAGCCCAGCAATTATTAGTATCCACCCCAAAACGACTAAATAGCACCACACTGACAGGAAGCAATAGCAAACTGGCCTCGCGCAACGTAGCTTTAAGCAAAATGCTGACCGTTGACGACAAGATCGAGCTGCAAAGCAAATTAATAACCTCTATTTCTGCCGGACGCCGCGATATAGGGCTAAATTCGTCGTCAGATCGCAACGGATATGTTGCCGCCTATCGTTTTGGATTTGGCATGTCGCAAAATGACTTGGATAATATTCGTCTGGTCGGCTGGCGTCGTTGGGTGGACGATCAAGTCAATATACCTTTGACCGGATTGCAAGCGGCCGATTTCCTACAGGGTTTTGGCAGCACTATTCTGCATCAGCAAAATTATTGGAAACGTAAATTGTCGTATGGAGCCCTCAGCCAGCATGAACTGGTCAGCGGCGCGGGTGGATATTATGGCGGCGTAGTAGGTACGCCCGGCAACACCGATCCCAACGTGGATTGGGGTTCAGCCAATATGCATATGACCTTGATAAAAATCTGGCAACGCGAAAGCGCCCTGTTCCTGCGCCATGCGGCCACCACCAATTATCCGATTCTAATGAATTGGGCCATGTTCTGGACAAATCATTTTGCAATAGATTTCAGTTTTAAGACCGAATCGCAAGAAGCAATTCAAAAAACCATGCTGCAACATTCTTATTTCAGCGATATCGCTAAATTAAGTCTGGGCAAGTTCGAAGATTTGTTAATCATGGTGGCCAAACACCCAGCCATGATGATGCATTTAAACTTAGACATCAGCACCCGTCAGGGCTACCAAGGATCGCAAGGCGCCAACCAAAATTATGCGCGGGAGTTGATGGAACTGCATACGGTTGGCCTTGAAAGCGGATATGACGGCATTACCGACGTTCAAAAAGTCGCCGCCCTGTTAACGGGATGGCGCATTCGCCGCGGCGGAACTTTGGGTACATTATCATCCCTGCTCGGCGTACCGGCCGCGGATGTCGGACAATTCTATTTCGATCCTGCCGCGCATGACAATAACGCAAGACAAATTTCATTTGGCGATATTAAATTTGAAAATGGAGCCATAGGCGGCAGTGGCGGTGGCGGCGGAGTCGGCGGCCCGACCACACCTCCGCAATCCAATCCGAATGAAGGCCTGACGCACGGAGAAACTTTCCTGCGCGCCTTGGCCCGCAGCCGGTTTACAGCCACCAGAATCGCCAACAAGCTGATTGCTTATTACTACACGCCGGACATGAATTCATTCACCGCGTTCAATTTAAGGGACCGGTTGGTTGCAACTTATATGCGCACTCAGGGCGATTTGCGCGCGGTACTGACCGAATTAGTTGCCGGCGGCTCCGCCGCTTCGCCAATCTCCAGCTTGAATCCGGTACGCCCGATGGAATACCTGATCCGTCTTTTGCGCGTTAAAAATGACATGGTAAAAATCACGCCTAATGACTATCAATGGAATTTTGACACGCACATGCGGTATAATTGGGTTCCATATATGCGTTATTGGACTTTGCCCGGCTATGCCGTAAATTACGGCCGGGGCAATCGCGACGTACAAATAGCATCACAAAATATGATGATGCTGCATCCGGTCGAAGGCTTGATCGTCTATGAAATTTCAAGGCTTGGCGAAGCCTGGGGTTTCCAACGCGATGTGCGCGGATATATTCCTGGCATAAACAATATCGATGGATTGCAGTTGGTCAACCGCGTGAAATTATGCCAGGCTCCGAATTTAATGGGCGAGCTGCCACTGAATATGCAAGCGGCCAATTTTTACAATCAGGCCATCGGCCCTCTCGGTACAGTTGTCACCCAATCCAGCACCGCGATACTTTTATCGCGTTTAAATAGTGGATCTGGCCCGTTACTGCCAAATCAAATCGGCAACAGCATGGGATTAACGGCTGTTATGTCTTCCATTCCTATGATTAATCGTGGTTAG